GACCACCTAACTTGGCAGGCAATCCCGACTACAGGAGCCTGCCATGAGTCTTGTCCGGTATCACACCGCCACGATCGACGGTATCGACGTCTTCTATCGCGAAGCCGGCGACCCCGCCAACCCCACGATCCTTCTGCTGCACGGGTTTCCGTCGAGTTCGCACATGTTCCGCAACCTGATGGTGTCGCTGGCCGATTCCTATCACCTCGTGGCGCCGGACCATGTCGGTTTCGGCCAGTCGTCGATGCCGACGATCCACGAATTCGACTACAGCTTCGACAACCTGACCGCGGTGACCGAGAAGCTGATCGCCCGGCTGGGCCTGGAACGTTTCGCCATCTACATCCACGACTACGGCGCACCGATCGGCCTGCGGATCGCCAGCGCGGCTCCGGAGCGGATCACCGCGATCATCACGCAGAGCGGTAACGCCTATCTGGAGGGCTTCACGCCCTTCTGGGACATTCTGTTCGCCCATGCCAAGGACCGCGCCGCCAATGAGCGCGGCGTTCGCGAATACTTCACCGCGAGCAAGACGTACTGGCAGTACACCCACGGCGTACCCCAGGATCGCCTGGACCGCATCGCACCCGAAGCGTGGCAACTCGATCAGGCCGGGCTGGACCGGAAAGGCAACGACGAGGTCCAGCTGCAACTGTTCTGGGACTACCAGTTCAACCTCGACGGGTACCCGGGATTCCAGGAGTACTTCCGCACCCATCAGCCTCCGCTGCTGGTCACCTGGGGCCGCAACGACGAGATATTCGGTGCCGCAGGGGCCGAGGCGTTCCGGCGCGACCTGCCCGACGGGGAGTTTCACCTTCTCGACGGCGGCCACTTCGCGCTGGAGACACACGGTGAGGAAATCAGCGGATACATCCGGGAGTTTTTGGGCAAGGTGACCGGGT
This is a stretch of genomic DNA from Mycobacterium sp. ELW1. It encodes these proteins:
- a CDS encoding alpha/beta hydrolase, which translates into the protein MSLVRYHTATIDGIDVFYREAGDPANPTILLLHGFPSSSHMFRNLMVSLADSYHLVAPDHVGFGQSSMPTIHEFDYSFDNLTAVTEKLIARLGLERFAIYIHDYGAPIGLRIASAAPERITAIITQSGNAYLEGFTPFWDILFAHAKDRAANERGVREYFTASKTYWQYTHGVPQDRLDRIAPEAWQLDQAGLDRKGNDEVQLQLFWDYQFNLDGYPGFQEYFRTHQPPLLVTWGRNDEIFGAAGAEAFRRDLPDGEFHLLDGGHFALETHGEEISGYIREFLGKVTG